Proteins encoded together in one Microcaecilia unicolor chromosome 3, aMicUni1.1, whole genome shotgun sequence window:
- the GJA10 gene encoding LOW QUALITY PROTEIN: gap junction alpha-10 protein (The sequence of the model RefSeq protein was modified relative to this genomic sequence to represent the inferred CDS: deleted 2 bases in 1 codon; substituted 2 bases at 2 genomic stop codons) encodes MGDXNLLGSIMEDVRMHSTLVGKIWLAILFVFRMLVLGIAAEDVWDNEREDFICNMEQPGCRNVCYDQAFPLSLIRYXVLQTIFVSSPSLVYMGHALFRLRTLEKERKRKKAQLRAELEALELNMEDLRKLEKELRRLEEQRKVNKAPLRGSLLRTYVPHFFTRSVLEVGFMIGQYMLYDLELAYLHKCARYPCSNTVDRFVSRPTEKTIFMAFMRSIAALSLFLNILEIFHLGLTK; translated from the exons ATGGGAGACTAGAACTTGCTGGGCAGCATAATGGAAGACGTCCGCATGCACTCTACACTTGTGGGCAAAATCTGGTTGGCAATTCTTTTTGTGTTCCGGATGCTGGTGCTAGGAATAGCCGCCGAGGACGTCTGGGACAATGAGCGGGAAGATTTTATCTGTAACATGGAACAGCCCGGTTGCAGGAATGTCTGCTATGATCAggctttt cctctctctctcatcagATACTAGGTTTTGCAAACCATATTTGTGTCCTCTCCGTCCCTAGTTTATATGGGACATGCCCTTTTTAGACTTAGGACCCttgagaaggagaggaagagaaagaaggcTCAACTCAGAGCAGAACTGGAGGCTCTGGAGCTTAATATGGAAGATCTTAGAAAACTGGAGAAGGAACTTAGAAGACTGGAAGAACAAAGGAAAGTGAATAAAGCACCCCTTAGAGGGTCACTTTTGCGCACTTATGTCCCGCATTTCTTCACAAGATCTGTATTGGAAGTGGGCTTCATGATAGGTCAGTACATGCTGTATGACTTGGAACTCGCTtacctcc ATAAATGTGCGCGATATCCTTGCTCGAACACAGTGGACCGCTTTGTCTCCAGACCTACAGAGAAGACCATTTTCATGGCTTTTATGCGGAGTATTGCGGCCTTGTCATTGTTCTTGAACATCCTTGAAATCTTTCATCTAGGATTAACAAAATGA